Within the bacterium genome, the region TCCGGAGATATGGTAAAAGCCCTTGCCTCTGGAGCATCAACCTGTATGATGGGAAATGTTCTTGCCGGAACTGATGAAGCCCCGGGAGAAACAATCGTATATGAAGGGAAAAGATATAAACAATACAGGGCAATGGGCTCAATAGGAGCTATGGAAAAAGGCTCGAGTGATAGATATTTCCAGGAAAAAGCAAAAAAATTCGTTCCCGAAGGCGTTGAAGGTAGAGTCGCTTACAGGGGAAAAGTTTCCGAAATCATATATCAACTTGTAGGAGGAATTAAAGCAGGAATGGGATACTGCGGAGCAAAAGATATTAAAACGTTATGGAAAACCAAAGAGTTCATAAAAATAACATCCGCAGGATTAAAAGAATCTCATCCTCACGACATAATCATAACCAAAGAACCTCCTAATTATGAAACGCAATAAATTAGTAAACTTACACAAACTTTCCAACTCTAAACTTTTCTTATTTTTATAATTATTATCCCGTTAAATCGGTGAATGGAGGAATTATGAAAATCACACCCGTAGAATTAAAAAATATTGAATTCAAAAAAACAATGCATGGTTTTGATCCAAAAGAAGTCACGTCTTGTATTGAATCCGTAGCACAAACTTTTGAAGAACTTATAATCGAAAAAAATAACCTCGTTGAAGAATTAAAAAAATATAAACAGAAAGCTCAATACCAGGAAAACATATCTAATGAAATACAGGATATGCTCAATAAAGCCAAAGAAGAAGCTAATTCAATTCTTGAAATGGCCAATTCCGAAAAACAAGCTATTCTCGCTGAAATATCCTCATTGAAAAACGAACATTCCGAGTTTATTGCCCAGTTTAAATTCCTACTAAATTCTTATATGCTGACAATTGATAAAATGGTCAATAAAGAGCAAATTTAAAGCCGGAATAATATGAACGGGTTACTAAATACTGATATTTCCACACTTCACCAAAAACTTAAAACTCGTGAAATAACCTGCACAGAACTTATTACTGAGGCATTTAATAATATCCATAAAAGTAAACTAAATTCATACATCACTCTTATGGAAGAATCCGCATTAGAAAAAGCTTCTTTCCTTGATAAAAATTCTGATTTCAACCATCTCTTAACCGGAATTCCCATTGCAATAAAAGATAATATATGTATTCGTAACTTCCCTACAACCTGCGGTTCCAAAATACTTAAAGACTTTATCCCTCCCTATAACGCAACCGTAATAGACAAATTAGAATCTCTTAATGCCATATTTGTAGGCAAAACAAACCTTGATGAATTCGCAATGGGCTCCTCTACCGAAAACTCTGCCTTTAATCCTACTCTTAACCCTTACAATCCAAACCTTGTTCCCGGCGGTTCTTCAGGTGGTTCTGCCTCCAGCGTAAAAGCAAACGAATCAATTTGTGCTCTTGGTTCGGATACAGGCGGCTCAATCAGGCAACCCGCTGCATTTTGTGGAGTCGTTGGATTAAAACCAACATATGGACTAGTATCAAGATATGGACTTATAGCTTTTGCTTCTTCTTTAGACCAGATAGGTCCAATTACTCGTTGCGCAAAAGATTCTGCTATCCTTCTTGATGCTATCGCAGGAGAAGACCCAAAAGACTCAACCAGTCGTAATTCTAAACAAACAGGACAATATTTCAACAATCTAAATCCTGAAATTAAAAATCTAAAAATCGGTATTCCAAAAGAATATTTTGTTGAAGGAATAGCCCCTGAAATTAAAGAGAAAATTCTCTCTACAGCCAAACTTATGGAACAGTCGGGAGCCGTATTGTATGATATTTCTTTACCTAATACCGAATATGCTATTGCCATTTATTATCTAATCGCAACAGCAGAAGCTTCTTCAAATCTTGCAAGATATGATGGCGTAAAATATGGTTATAGAATCCCGGAATCGGAAAACTTAAAAACAATGTATGAATTTACAAAAGAACAGGGTTTTGGGAAAGAAGTCAAAAGACGAATAATGCTGGGAACTTTTGGTCTACAATCAGGATATTATGATGAATACTATAATAAAGCCTGCAAAGTAAGGAATCTTATAGCATCAGACTTTGAAACCGCTTTTAAGAAAGTTGATATTATCTTAACTCCCGCAACACCAACATTACCGTTCAAAATCGGAGAACGAATAACCAATCCTTTACAAATGTATTTGAGTGATATTTTTACGGTTAGTGTAAACCTTGCAGGTTTGCCGGCAATATCTTTCAAATGCGGAGAAAATAATGGATTGCCTGTAGGAGTCCAATTAATCGGGAAATCATTCAGCGAACAGCTACTTCTAAATACTAATTACGCTTACGAACAAATAACCGCAATTTAACTTTCAATTACCTTCCTGCATCTTTTTACATATTCTTCGTTCAGTCCGCCTAACCTAAATATTATTACCTCGTTTACTCCGAATTCTTTTACTATTTTCAAATCTTCTTCAAATTCATCGGGTGTAAGAATTGGTTCTGAACCACCAACCCCGATAGCCGTACAGCCTAATCCCATTTTAAATCTGTTCCCGTATTTTTTTACTCCAACTTCACAGAAATGTCGCAGTTTTTCAACCATTCCTTTTCTGTCCAGTTTTCCTATTAGACTCGTATATACCATTTTGGCAACGGCTGCGGTTTCGCTTTCATAAGTAAGTCCCCAAAATTTCAAACGTTTTTCTATCCCAGGCAACTCAATAAGCACAAGCTTATGACCATTCGTATCTACAAACTCTTTTATAAATCTTTTATTTCTAAAAAAGTTTAATGATTCCGTAAAATACAGATGTTTTGCGTGTGTAGGGTTTTCTAAATCCAACATAAGTTCAATCTTTTCGTTTCTGACTTCATTTAAAACTCTTTGTAATGCTCTTCTTTTTGTAAATGGAGAAATCCAGTAACCTTCTTTATTTTCCAGAACAGGCCAGTAAACAAGCGGAATTTTTAATTTTTCCTCAAAACCACGAAACTCGCTTAAACTATGGGATACTATATAGATTTTAGTATTAAAAGACTTAGGAATAAGTTTGATTTTTCCAAGGTTCTCCTCCGTAGGGAACTCTTCAAAAAAACTTATATTCATATTTTCTAATCTTTCCGTTACGCGTTTATTGTTAACAGTTTACTAAGTATGGAGCTATTTTATTTTTTAAATCTTCTTCGGGCATTGCTCCAACCATTTGTTCCACAAGTTTTCCATCCTTAAAAATAATCAATGTCGGTATGCTTCTTATTCCATAAGTCTCCGATACATTAGGGCTATCATCTACATTAGCTTTACATATTTTAATTTTCCCTTCGTATTCCTTAGCGATTTTTTCTACTATCGGAGCAATCATCCTGCACGAGCCACACCAAGGCGCCCAAAAATCTACCAATACTGCAAGTTTTGAATCTTTTATCCCTTCATTAAAATTGGCATCCGTAAGTTCACACATCTTTACCTCCTAGTGTTATTGTTTTAATCAATTATAGAATACTCTACTTATATTTTCTTTAATACCTCATACCACCAAAAAGTCAATCTGTTTTTCAACGACATTGATATACACGGATATAAAAGAATCCCGCTACAACAATCAAATTAAGTGTTATAGCGGGATAGAATTATCTTATTTTTTTACCGGTATTTGTATTTCTGTTAAAAGTGAATCTTCAGGTACTTCTTGAGGAGAATTCAAATAAAATTCTCTTCCCGGGCCGTCAGGTTTATATCCGTTCCTAAATATCCATTTGAATAATCCGCCCCATGAAGGTCCAACTTTGCTATACGCACCTTTATGTAAAAGAAAAGCCACTTCTATCGCAGGTATTTCTTTTATCTTTATATCCCCGGTAATTTTTCCTGCAATACTATCTGCTACCGGAACTATCGGGACGCATACATCGTATCTGCATTTTTCCGGCGCCACCTTTTTGGGATCATCATAATAAACTCCAAAAGGCGCTCCTGCATATTGAATACCATTTGTTCCTGCATACTGGAAAAGCATTCCCATCGCATTTCCTATATCGGAAAAATTTCCCTGTTTCTCGACAAATAAAACCTGCATTTTGTCCACAGTTTTAACCTGGACATCAGGCAGGTTAGAAGAACAACCGGCCACAAATAAAACGGCTGAAACCGCACAAAAAAACTTCAACATCCTTCCCCCCTTTATTAATTTATAATATGTTATAAAACTCCATTTTAAGTAACTCTTTTTTTATACTTGTCAATTAAATTTCAAAGATATTGTTTCAATTTGTCACTGCCCTATTGCTAATAATAATGATACCCATACTTTTTTTACCTTAGCTCTCAAAGCACTTAAACTCGAGTTATTCTCAATGATTATATCTACAAGTTTATCACACTTATCCTGACCATAATTAACTATCTGTGATTTCATAATATTATCTATAATTTCTTTGTTATACTTTAATCTTTTTGTCCTCTTTTGCCTGCTCTCATAACTTGACGTTACAACAATAAGCCTATCAAACCATTCCTCTATTTCCCATTGATATACCAACGCACAATCTACTATTTTAAGGATATCATCAGGTATTTTCAGAATACGATTTTTCAATTCTTTTACAAGTAAAGGATGAATAATGGAATTTAATAATTGCAATTTATTTTTGTCATTAAAAACTATTTTTCCCAATTTTTTCCTGTCTATTTTGCCTCTTGTTATTATTTTCTCACCAAACGTATCTATAAGTTTTGCTTTCTTTTTTTCAAGGATTTCCCATCCAAGTTTGTCTACATTTATGATTTCACCCTTGCTAAATTCTTTTAAAAACTTAGCAACTGTGGATTTTCCTGTCCCTATATCACCTGTCACGCCAATAATCATATTACTCCAAATCAAAAATCAAATATTAAATATCAAAAATAAAAAACAGACAAACTTAAATTATAAATCTGTTTATTAAAAACATATTCCAAAAGCCTTCTTATCCAAAAAACGCATTCTTCTACTTTTTCCACTCCATTTGTAGATATGTATAAATTATTTTTTATTTTTCTTATCTAACGGAGTAAGTTTATTTTTAGAGTCTAATAACTTTTTTACTTCGC harbors:
- the gatA gene encoding Asp-tRNA(Asn)/Glu-tRNA(Gln) amidotransferase subunit GatA; this encodes MNGLLNTDISTLHQKLKTREITCTELITEAFNNIHKSKLNSYITLMEESALEKASFLDKNSDFNHLLTGIPIAIKDNICIRNFPTTCGSKILKDFIPPYNATVIDKLESLNAIFVGKTNLDEFAMGSSTENSAFNPTLNPYNPNLVPGGSSGGSASSVKANESICALGSDTGGSIRQPAAFCGVVGLKPTYGLVSRYGLIAFASSLDQIGPITRCAKDSAILLDAIAGEDPKDSTSRNSKQTGQYFNNLNPEIKNLKIGIPKEYFVEGIAPEIKEKILSTAKLMEQSGAVLYDISLPNTEYAIAIYYLIATAEASSNLARYDGVKYGYRIPESENLKTMYEFTKEQGFGKEVKRRIMLGTFGLQSGYYDEYYNKACKVRNLIASDFETAFKKVDIILTPATPTLPFKIGERITNPLQMYLSDIFTVSVNLAGLPAISFKCGENNGLPVGVQLIGKSFSEQLLLNTNYAYEQITAI
- the trxA gene encoding thioredoxin is translated as MCELTDANFNEGIKDSKLAVLVDFWAPWCGSCRMIAPIVEKIAKEYEGKIKICKANVDDSPNVSETYGIRSIPTLIIFKDGKLVEQMVGAMPEEDLKNKIAPYLVNC
- the coaE gene encoding dephospho-CoA kinase (Dephospho-CoA kinase (CoaE) performs the final step in coenzyme A biosynthesis.) — its product is MIIGVTGDIGTGKSTVAKFLKEFSKGEIINVDKLGWEILEKKKAKLIDTFGEKIITRGKIDRKKLGKIVFNDKNKLQLLNSIIHPLLVKELKNRILKIPDDILKIVDCALVYQWEIEEWFDRLIVVTSSYESRQKRTKRLKYNKEIIDNIMKSQIVNYGQDKCDKLVDIIIENNSSLSALRAKVKKVWVSLLLAIGQ
- a CDS encoding GyrI-like domain-containing protein is translated as MLKFFCAVSAVLFVAGCSSNLPDVQVKTVDKMQVLFVEKQGNFSDIGNAMGMLFQYAGTNGIQYAGAPFGVYYDDPKKVAPEKCRYDVCVPIVPVADSIAGKITGDIKIKEIPAIEVAFLLHKGAYSKVGPSWGGLFKWIFRNGYKPDGPGREFYLNSPQEVPEDSLLTEIQIPVKK
- a CDS encoding DivIVA domain-containing protein, producing MKITPVELKNIEFKKTMHGFDPKEVTSCIESVAQTFEELIIEKNNLVEELKKYKQKAQYQENISNEIQDMLNKAKEEANSILEMANSEKQAILAEISSLKNEHSEFIAQFKFLLNSYMLTIDKMVNKEQI